Proteins from one Triticum aestivum cultivar Chinese Spring chromosome 7A, IWGSC CS RefSeq v2.1, whole genome shotgun sequence genomic window:
- the LOC123151364 gene encoding WAT1-related protein At5g47470 — translation MLGGGVSFSLGDVLTICGLLAVQCIFGLYMMFLNRLLVAGVPSLFIIVVACAASSVVVLPFAIALERKKWPKRWSPVLIIQLVMISLGGVSIYQVLMMLGVERTSPAIASAMPNLGPGFIFVIAACLRFERFEWKCKYTRAKILGTLVCISGAMCVSFLKNPDPGRVPESVPRDQELSGMKIDRDWVLGCVYLLTGVTVFACNTVLQAATLKRFPAPLSICVITAMMGSIFSAIIQVIMDGKLGAGTTGNIPRIIAEIVLVGGVVIGLCTTFQVSSIGRKGPVLVSMFSPFQTAFSAFISFIFFGQWIGTGCLVGIALMFAGLYVVLWAKNREDKMFAELALPSDSDATESDIERPFLQ, via the exons ATGCTGGGCGGCGGCGTGTCCTTCTCCTTAGGCGACGTGCTGACCATCTGCGGGCTGCTGGCGGTGCAGTGCATCTTCGGTCTCTACATGATGTTCCTCAACCGGCTACTCGTGGCCGGCGTCCCGTcgctcttcatcatcgtcgtcgcaTGCGCCGCCTCCTCCGTCGTCGTTCTCCCCTTCGCCATCGCCCTCGAGAGGAAGAAATGGCCCAAGCGCTGGAGCCCCGTGTTGATAATCCAGCTCGTTATGATCTCCCTTGGAGG GGTATCAATATACCAAGTCTTGATGATGCTCGGCGTCGAGCGGACCTCGCCAGCGATCGCCTCGGCCATGCCCAATCTTGGCCCTGGCTTCATCTTCGTCATCGCCGCCTGCCTGAG GTTTGAGAGATTTGAGTGGAAGTGCAAGTACACCAGAGCAAAAATCTTGGGTACGTTGGTATGCATAAGTGGAGCAATGTGCGTGAGCTTCCTGAAGAATCCGGATCCCGGCAGAGTGCCAGAGTCCGTTCCCAGGGACCAAGAGTTGTCTGGCATGAAAATCGACAGAGACTGGGTCCTTGGCTGTGTGTACCTGCTCACTGGAGTCACGGTCTTCGCTTGCAACACTGTCCTGCAG GCTGCAACCCTCAAGAGGTTCCCGGCGCCGCTGTCCATCTGTGTGATCACCGCCATGATGGGATCGATCTTCAGCGCCATCATCCAGGTCATCATGGACGGCAAGCTCGGCGCGGGCACTACAGGCAACATCCCCAGAATAATCGCTGAAATTGTGCTCGTG GGAGGTGTGGTGATCGGCCTGTGCACGACGTTCCAGGTGTCGAGCATCGGCCGCAAGGGGCCTGTCCTGGTGTCCATGTTCAGCCCGTTCCAGACCGCGTTCTCGGCCTTCATCTCCTTCATCTTCTTTGGGCAATGGATCGGCACAGGGTG CCTGGTGGGGATTGCGCTCATGTTTGCGGGCCTCTATGTGGTGCTATGGGCCAAGAACCGGGAGGACAAGATGTTCGCCGAGCTTGCGCTGCCGTCTGACTCTGACGCAACTGAATCTGATATCGAGAGGCCATTCTTGCAGTGA